The genomic window AACGCCTGGAAAGCACGCGCCGAACGGGAGCCTGGAAGGCAGAGACAGTGGAGAGAGCGAACGAGGTCGCGAGGTGGCCTTGTGGACTGCAGATagacggcgagaggagagagagagcaagagagagagggggacACACAGAACGCGATGTACGAAAGGACACGCGCCTGGCTGGTGCCAAGACGAGAGTTTCGCATTTGAAATATCGGGGTCCCATTTTTGATCTCTGATAAAAAACTCACGGTTGTTATTTGCGGTGGCGGGATGCCTCCGCTTTCAGACATGTGTTTCTGGCGTgcccgaggaggagggggcaCGCGTTACAGAAGGACGCATAGACGCCTCCTTCAGAGGAAGTTCGCGAGTCCCCTCtccgagggcgaggcgagtgTCGACGCCAGTGACCTCCCTCTGCGTACTTCTGTGCGCAGCTCAGAATCGCGGTAGTGCAGGTGAATACTATGAAACTTTCGCTTGAGTGTGCGCCAAGCCCCGAGTGATGCTTGTATAGTCACTTTCTTTCCTCGGCGTCAAGAAAGCgcacagcgacagcgagggaaGCTAGAGGGACAGTTTGTCGGGAATGACTCGGTTTTTTCATCTGACATCATGACGCCGAACTGTCGAGTCGAAGAGTCAATGCAGAGAGGACCCTAAGCGCTTACAGGCTGGCGTTGGAGGAGAGGATGGAGGGAGGGGACCCAAGGACAACAAGGCAGGTGAAAAAAGAAGTCCCCGCGGAGTCGAGCTTTGTTATGTCGGGTGGGAGAGTGCCGGCGAGTCTGGCAGGAGCGATCCCCAACACACAGTTTTCCCTGAATCCGTGTTCGAGGCGGTGCATATCCATCCCTCTCTCCAGAGGTAATTTGAAGCGAGTTTCTGTTTCTGAAATGCaggtggaagaagagggaaggGTTTGTGGAGTCTCCTTGTATCCGATTCTCTCCAAAGGAGAGGCGGTTCCGCTCCCCGTTGCAGCGCTTGTGTATCGTCGCTATCGAGATCTGCGGCGTTCGGTTTGCTAAACCGCTACGCCCCCCCACCGCCCCGCAGTCGTTCTCCGTTGTTGTTCAAATATGTGCAAGCGCTAGGATCTGAAAAAACTTCCTGGACCTCACAGCTTCTTTCTGCCTAGCGGGAGCTCGGCTCCAGCGCCCACACAACTGCCCGGCAGCGCGTTGTACGTCGTCGAGCTGACGTGTGGATCTGTAAATCTAATGCAAACAACATGCCTCTGCTGTATCTCATCCGCCACCCACAGGTCAAAGTTGACAGCTTGCGGATAGCTGAAGCCTATTTAGACACATCtctctatatctatctatctatttcCAGGGGGTACAACACGTGTATAGATACATCCGTCGTGTACCTTAGCCTGCGTTGTCTCGCGTAGTCGTCATGCGGATTCCACTACTCAGAAACACAGCTTGCCTCAAACTGATTTCTCGATGCTCTACGtggcgtcgtctccgctcggGCGTCCCGACCAGAACTGGAGGAGCCTCTGGGGGCCGGTACAGAGGCGAATGATTAGGCATTGAGATTCAGGGGTGAGGAGAGAGTGCAAAGGAAGCACCTTTGAAGACTTACAACGGAAAAAGAGAACTGCACCGGAATCCCCCCGTACCACCTCGCCACACCCGCGTAGGGCACGGCTCTACCTGGAGGCCGGCAAGTATTAGACTCATATTCAGGGATCGGCATGCGCGTGCGGAGTGTGTATGCAGCCACAAACAAAATACACGCGCAATTAGATACGTACATGCATGTGCGCAAATGTCCTGGTGAGGAGAAAAGATTTGCGCCTTACGAAAAACGTGTGTGTTGTTCAGACATCAGCGGTAATTTCCGCTCGTTTTCTCTTAGGCACGGTGTTCCACATATGATCTTGTACAGGGCTAGCAGCTCCTGCGTGCGAAAGCATACCCCTTAGAACTCTTTCGTCTACGGACGTTTCCTCCCCACAACGCATGCTAATCCCTCTGATCCCGCATTTCGGGGTGCCTCAAAATTATGGGGAGTGAAGGCGCACAGGTGTCCGAAATCTCCTCGCACTACACGCGAGACCACGAGTCTTCGTCCTCCATAACATGTTCAGCCCCCGTACCACAGGGGGCGGCGTGGGATTGCTCAGCGCGGAATCCTCGCTCGAGAGACTACGTCTCCTCCGGAAGGCGAGAATCCCCTGCGCCTTGGCCGCCGACATCAGAATGCCTTTCGTAAGCAGCTTCCCTGGTGGAGTCGGCCTGGAAGTTCCTCAGCCTGCTGAAGAAAGCCGACAGCGGCTGGCTGCGTCCCtgcgagcggagacaggtCGACTGACGCGCCTCAGGATCCAGTGTGCCTGGTCTCTCAGTCTCCCTTCCAGTGTGAACAAGGgaccagccgccgcgggtcgTCGCGGCTTCTTGCGACCCCGACGGGAAAAGGAGACCTGGGTGTCTCTCCCCCTGCGGGGGAGAAGGCATAGGCCCTGCGTTTGGGACGGAAACAGCGGGCCTTCCGGCGGACCCCCTGTCGGCCTTTCTATCTGCGGTGGGCAGCGCAGGTTTCCCCATCAGAGTCGGCCCGAGGGAGTCTCCCCCCCCCGAGAGGAGGACCGGCAGCTGCTCAGGCGCCCCCTCACGGACCCCCGCTTCCCACTCGTTCTGCTCATTGTAGACCGAATTGCACCAGACGTACTCTGGGGGCGGAGTTCGCTTCCCTCCGCTGTGCGTCGCTTTCCCGCCGcttcggccgccgctgccgaaagccggcggctgaggaacaggctgccgcctgcggagcGAGCAGCGCTGCATCTCAGCGGTTGCTGCGCGCCCCGCTCGATCGAGCTTGGCTCGCCAGTGCtcccgcgtgcatgcgcagatgGCGAAAAAAGCCAACACGAAGCCGCAGGCCACCAGAAACACCACGGCGTACACCGCGAGCGGGCCTAACTCGAAGAGTGGGTCGGCGAACACCACGAGCCCGCCCGCAGGAACCCCCCACGACCCCGGGGGACTTGGGCGGGGCCGAATGCCCTGGAGCCCAAGAAAGGCCAGCGCAGCAGGAAACGCGCTCGGAGACACAGCGGGATGCGCTTCCCTCCCcgaggccttcgcgctgctcgTTCTGTCGCGCACACGCTGGACTTCGACGTACGCATCAAGCGGGCTCGGAAGCCTGCGACCAGGAAGACCGGACGACAATCAACGGAAAACGCAGCACACACGCTGCCATTCACGAAAAGGAAACGGAACATGGGCTCCGGTCTACCCACATTTCATTctatgcgtatatatatatatatatatacctacatacatacatacatacatacatacatacatacatacatacagtcgcatatatgcatacgcaTATACAGCCTGATTCTTAAGCAACTATGTGCATCGATATATGATCAGGTTTGTTATTTTCTTTTGTGGCGTATATCCATCAATCTCTATGGCGTACATTGACATTAAATGGAAGGAGAACGTACTTGAAAACTGTACCCTGAAGGGCCTCCAGGTCGTCCATTATGCTGGCAGCACGTCTCTGGCTGTCTCTGCTTGGTGTCTCCCTTTTGTGTTGCAGTGTGGATCCGTCGCCTCCAGACAAGGACACCGACGTCTCTGTCAGTTTTAGTTTCTTTCCCCTCTTGTCGAGCCCAAGCGCCTTCATGTACTGCGTGAAAACCGGCGTCAGAATTCTCAGTCGAAACACGAGATCGCGTTCTTCGGGGCGCGACGCAGTTTGTTCTGCCTGGCTCTTGACACCCCCCGGTGACGAGACTGCGGTGGTGCCGCGTGCGGCATCCAACTGCCGCAGGGAACCGACAGACTGACGAGCTGCAgttctttcttctccgcgtgctTCTCGTGTTTCAGAGTGCTGTTCTAGCCCCTCATACATCCGGCCTGCATCACCAAGACTGGAAAGATGTAGACTCTTTCCAGGGAGTCGATCTGTTGAGACCCGTGCGCCAGAGGCGTTGGGGGTGCTGGCGTTTGCATCGGGGCGCAGCCCGGGGCTATCTGCAATCTCTGCGTGAGGGAACTCTGCGGCCACGACTCCAATGGCCTTCCGTCTTTCCCGACTCCCCGCCACCATCAGATCTGGCGCAAACGCAAAAGGATAAGAGTCTACAGTCTTCTCCACGTTCGGCGCCGCTGAACTGGCTtgttcctctccctcctctgtgGCGCTCAGCTGCTCAATAATCAGGTCTGCCGGTGACAGGTGAAGGGCCTTTGCCAGCATTCGGATCACGCTGAGGTTGAATAGGGCCCCATTGAGGCCTCCGAAATTCTCCGTCTGCCCTGCGATATTCTCCTCGTTGTCCTCGCGTCCcgtggctgcgccgcccgagAGAATCTCCGCTACACTCACGCTGGGGGTGGTGAGGAGTACAGACACGCGCAGGTCCGCAACAATCACGAGCGGGTCGACACAGCGCCCCTGCTGGCCTGAGGCAGGCTGCGGGTGGGTagtctctgctgcagccacgAGAAGGTCCTCTGGAGAAAAGTGCGACGGCGTCCCACACAGCGCACGCTCTCTCATCAGGGGAACtcggccggcgcaggcccggtccgcctcgccgtctccgggGCGCAGAGaatgcagagagaaaaaacgaaaccTGCATgcgggagacagaggcaAACCAAGGAAATTCCACAAGCGTGCGTCCTCTCCTAACTGACGGCCTTCGTGAACGCAGTGAAGTGTAAATGTCACTGCGGAGTAACATTCACGCTACGACTCTACCTAGCGACAGCAACTCTCTCCTCACCTGtgtgcgctcgccgcggccagcCCTCCACAGTCTCAGGGCCATGGTGCCGTGGTTTTGGGGTGTCGCGGGGCCCCGTTTCTCAAGCTAGCCTGTTCCTTTGCTGTGGAGAGATCTGCATGCGCTACGGATCTAACTGCTGCGACAGGCTATCTGAAGTTGCGAGTTGTgacgtccgccgccgctgccgacgGGATCCAGCACACATGCTTGATCTCCACTCCCGCCCGGGTCGCCCCACCGCGGCTGCACGTCCCACGAGACCGTCGGGGACTTGCGAGCTCGCTGGCGGCCAGGCAAACCGACTGCGAAACGCACGACGCCCTGCCGAATTCGCGGTTCGCTGAGTTAGGCAAAGCTTTGCGGTGTTCCCCCCTCAAGTTTTCTCTCCCATACACTCCAGAGCATGCCTCACCTTCGGCAGAGGCCGTCACACAGGCTCCACTCGCCGACTGCGATGCCGCACCGGCCCTTGTAGTCCGGGGATACCATCAGCAGAGGGGCGCGGTTGCCCTCCTCGTCAAACGCCCCCATGGTCCCGTCCGGCCTGAGGAAGATTTGCAGCCACTGGCGGGAGGCGACAGGactcgctgccgcgtcgcttgGCGTTTTCTGCGCGCCATCTGCCTCGCTTGAGACTTTGCTCGATGCCTCGTCTCTCACTCCGTCgtctgcagacgcgtcgcGTGACCCCGGGGACGcccgctcggcgtcgcgccgccctcgctggcTAGGGCCGTCGACCCCGCCAGCCCAGACAGAGGCGGACCTGCAGAACGGAGGACCCTCTCTGCACTGCGTCATCTCcatggctgccgccgcgcgagcacACTCGCGAGAGCTGGAAGAAAGGAGAAGGCTGAAGAACCTGTAGCGAGAGGcgtgagagagaaaaggcgaaaagGTGCGAGGGCACTCCGGAAGGCATTGGGGCCCGAAGCCGCCGATGCGCTGCTCACTTTTCGGCTACGCCTTCAAGACATGCTCACTAGAAACACAAGAACGAACTGAAGGAGGCGATTTTCGCCATTCAGATgtgagcgccgctgcgcacagGAGAGAATGCTGACGCTCTTTCGAAGACTTTTAGAGTGGAAAAACACGTATTTGTTATGTCGATCCCACGCACGAAACACCGCGACACAGAGATGAAACCCAATTTGGGCACCTTCTCGCTGTTACCTTCTTGAGTAGCAGTCAGCCTCACAATCGCTCCACGCACTCCATCGCCCTGGGCAAACACCTGGACTGAGGAGGCGTTCACCCCGTTTCTCCTCTTCACCTTGAGAGGAAGATTCGGCGTGTGCGGAAttcgcgctgccgccagtTTTCCctgaggcgtccgcgccggtCGGGAGGCCTCCCTCGTGTGTGTCCGCGTCACCCCACTCCGAGACAAGGTCCCGAGCCTCATCTTTGTCATTTCCCTCCTGCGTCCCTGAGGAAGTCGCTTGTCTGTGCCTTTTCGTCGCATCCTCCTCGTTGTGAAGCGTCTTTTGCTCTTGAATGGCGGCTTCCCTCTGCTGCAAGAAGAAATCAAGCAGCGAGTGGAACTGGCTGCCGGCTGCCTCGAGGGCGTCTACGCACCCCTCACTTTCTTCGCAAGTTGCGAAGTGAATGCTCCCTTCCTTTTCTTTACagtcgcgaccgcggccgtGCTTCTGTATATACACTTGGAAAACGCGGGTCTTGTAGCAGTTCGCTGCTGGCGATCCGTCGTCGTAGGAGGGCACTTCCCACTTATCTCGAGGCCTGGGGACAGGAACGCCGAGCTGAGGAGAAGCGGTGAACTGGCccggaagcggaggaaacaTCGGACTGTGGaatctcctctctccgccgtccgcTGCAGGAGAGGTCTCGAGGCCGCCAGCAAACGGGAGGGGAAACAGAGCCTGAGGCAGAAAAAAGGCCTGACTGAGTCGCCTATCCGGCGATGCCTCGGGATTCAAGCGAGTTTCCGCAGGATCAGAATCCTTCACCTGAGAACGCCCGCCAGGGGTACCATCCTCAGCGGAGGAAGCTGTATGAACTGAGACACCCGTGGAAAGGGGTGAAGCGACCTGAGAAACACTTTGGGCATGCGGAGAGGGATTGGAGCGTggacgctgcgcaggcggttCCTCGTGGCTCTGCATGCTTGGAGAATGCGGAGAGACCGGgcggcttcgctgctgcctgtgGTGCAGTTGCAGAAGAGGATGGAAAGGAATGCATGGCGACCAGTCGCTCCACTCGCCGTAGCAGTCTTCATCGGCGGAATCTGCGCCACAACGGAAAACGAATTTCTGGTTTTACAGGGGGAGAGTGAACAGCAAAAATCAGCCCTCAACAACTCCCCCCGTGTGCGCCAGATGCGCCTACATAAAAAAGGGCAGTTGCAGGGAGATTATGCGTCGTGTGTCTGCTCTGATTCAGTTGGAGCCCCTCATGCAGAATTAAGCCggacgcgagccgccgcagctgctgagaCCCGCGGCGCAAACAGTCGTGATCTGTGAATATGTTTGTATTCCAGCAACGCAACTTATAATTAATGTGCACTAGCATTGCCGCCGTGACTCCGCAGGCGACCTCTAGCACTCGCTGCTATGTCGTCACCTACAAATGCTCAGCTGAGGCAGCACCGAGTTGCTGTACGAAAAACAGACTCCGTGCAGAGTCCTGTCTCTGGCTGTCGTTCTATTCTCAGCAGTCATTGCTCCGTGGGCTTCTCCAATCCCGCGGCCTTGCAgcgacctcgcgcgccgcaggcccgcggacggcgagctgccctcctctttctccatCGAAGCTTCCTCCGTCTTTTCTTCCCTCTTTGAGCTGCCTCGCTTGAGTGCGGCTACCTCGTTGCTTTTTCCGCCTTCGGGATTTCTTCTTCCCGCTTCTTGCGTGTTTCCAGCGGGTGTGCGGCTATCTTGCCCCTCAGTTccccgctgcggctctcggaATTCTGTCCCTgtttcctccttctctttcgGTTTGCCGGATCGCTGGACCCTTGAGTCAGCATGAGCAGCCTCTGGAAGTGCGTGCTCATCGAAATTCATGAGCGCCAGGTCTTCTGTCGAGTGCAGGGAGTACTCAGAGGCTGTCGGGCGGAAGCCAACCGCGCGCCGAGGGGAGGTCGTCGAAACGCTGGCGTAGCATGCCGGTCCGTACGCCCCGCCCTCGGCCTGCCATGAGGCGTTTGGGCACCCACGGGTGACCAGACCTGTCTCTGGGTGGAGGAACGCGCTGCAGTCGCGACAGTCGTCCTCCATACACAGATTGACGGAATCCGCTGACAAGAGAAGGACAGGGGGGGTCACAGAGAAGGATCGCACAACGCATGTGGCTGAGAGGCAGAAACTCTCCTGGTGTGACCTAGTAGAGGCCACTCGCTCCTCCGAAACGGGGGCCcgaaggacgcggcgcgcgtacCGCCTCCCCCGCAGCGTGATCACTTGGTTGCAAAGATGTATGAATCAGCGACACAGAGGGATTCACGCGTAGGCCgagtgcgcatgcgcggaccCGTGCGTATGCACCTACACGTTTGTGGATTTTAGGCCGCAGAGACCGCCGGACAAACCAGGCCCCGCTCTTGTCAACCGTCAGAGGACTCCacagcgcagacggcggccaGGGACTAGCTTCTCAAATGCACGTTGCCTTTGTTGAGCGCTAAATCCACTCGTACTGAAAAGAAAGTTGATACCCGCAGCTCAACTCCGTAAATTCCgtcgatatatatatatatatctatccCGGGGAGTACGGTGAACGTATACGCGCATTAGCTTCAGGACTTTGGCTTTATCGGTCGGCTTCCTGCATCTGCGTTTGCCTACGAGCCCGCTTTCAGGCGTCTTGTTTTTTCTGCACCAAGAGGCGCCCATCTGCATGTGGGCTACAGCGCTGGTGATTCCGCTCCCATTCCGCTGCACTCACTGCTTTGCGGAAGCGGAGGATCCCTGGAGTCGAAGCCAGCGCCCTGCCCGCGCCATCCAGTGCAGAAAATTCGGTGGCGCTCCTCGAAGGGAGATTCGCACCCGCCGTCTGCACGCAGAAGCCGCTCAGGCAGGTCAGGGAGCAAGCATGCAAACCTAGAGCTCGATTTCTggaggcagacgagcgcAGGAGACGGCACGCGTGACTGCAGCATCAATTGCGGTTTGAAGAAAAATGGCGGACTCCTGCAGGGGCCGAACGGCAGAGCTGCG from Besnoitia besnoiti strain Bb-Ger1 chromosome XIII, whole genome shotgun sequence includes these protein-coding regions:
- a CDS encoding hypothetical protein (encoded by transcript BESB_031290) yields the protein METGSSTAGDDAGNPSSLSHRTKSSAEEAEASAFLSTPEAEASMQPVHRGGDTQVDDTLMAAADASSPEATEKLAGSTTAKGPSSTPISSDAPLRTDRATSHVQNLDQSTTSGVRQERKNTTANAVTGSSSDGPRSPSDSTAAPLRQSPGRQDAGTTATDSFEKDIFSGEAESQETSHSDNGNPLIVVDKDFVCKYPRGDCDGSPSDYWYMTSGLLSACRQVVPLGRYRWLLVLDLVCAKRMLPHLHIPPASVRRSVFQREGGDSGDEGGAEPFSLFPEADCDHKGLVDVRCAVQCGWRPPRSLQRDADEANSHAESTPEHAEADTSPPRKILRCLFQYDKEGLWGMRQEHVGSCFVIDGGCESPFEERHRIFCTGWRGQGAGFDSRDPPLPQSTDSVNLCMEDDCRDCSAFLHPETGLVTRGCPNASWQAEGGAYGPACYASVSTTSPRRAVGFRPTASEYSLHSTEDLALMNFDEHALPEAAHADSRVQRSGKPKEKEETGTEFREPQRGTEGQDSRTPAGNTQEAGRRNPEGGKSNEVAALKRGSSKREEKTEEASMEKEEGSSPSAGLRRARSLQGRGIGEAHGAMTAENRTTARDRTLHGVCFSYSNSVLPQLSIYSADEDCYGEWSDWSPCIPFHPLLQLHHRQQRSRPVSPHSPSMQSHEEPPAQRPRSNPSPHAQSVSQVASPLSTGVSVHTASSAEDGTPGGRSQVKDSDPAETRLNPEASPDRRLSQAFFLPQALFPLPFAGGLETSPAADGGERRFHSPMFPPLPGQFTASPQLGVPVPRPRDKWEVPSYDDGSPAANCYKTRVFQVYIQKHGRGRDCKEKEGSIHFATCEESEGCVDALEAAGSQFHSLLDFFLQQREAAIQEQKTLHNEEDATKRHRQATSSGTQEGNDKDEARDLVSEWGDADTHEGGLPTGADASGKTGGSANSAHAESSSQGEEEKRGERLLSPGVCPGRWSAWSDCEADCYSRRFFSLLLSSSSRECARAAAAMEMTQCREGPPFCRSASVWAGGVDGPSQRGRRDAERASPGSRDASADDGVRDEASSKVSSEADGAQKTPSDAAASPVASRQWLQIFLRPDGTMGAFDEEGNRAPLLMVSPDYKGRCGIAVGEWSLCDGLCRRFRFFSLHSLRPGDGEADRACAGRVPLMRERALCGTPSHFSPEDLLVAAAETTHPQPASGQQGRCVDPLVIVADLRVSVLLTTPSVSVAEILSGGAATGREDNEENIAGQTENFGGLNGALFNLSVIRMLAKALHLSPADLIIEQLSATEEGEEQASSAAPNVEKTVDSYPFAFAPDLMVAGSRERRKAIGVVAAEFPHAEIADSPGLRPDANASTPNASGARVSTDRLPGKSLHLSSLGDAGRMYEGLEQHSETREARGEERTAARQSVGSLRQLDAARGTTAVSSPGGVKSQAEQTASRPEERDLVFRLRILTPVFTQYMKALGLDKRGKKLKLTETSVSLSGGDGSTLQHKRETPSRDSQRRAASIMDDLEALQGTVFKLPSPLDAYVEVQRVRDRTSSAKASGREAHPAVSPSAFPAALAFLGLQGIRPRPSPPGSWGVPAGGLVVFADPLFELGPLAVYAVVFLVACGFVLAFFAICACTREHWRAKLDRAGRAATAEMQRCSLRRRQPVPQPPAFGSGGRSGGKATHSGGKRTPPPEYVWCNSVYNEQNEWEAGVREGAPEQLPVLLSGGGDSLGPTLMGKPALPTADRKADRGSAGRPAVSVPNAGPMPSPPQGERHPGLLFPSGSQEAATTRGGWSLVHTGRETERPGTLDPEARQSTCLRSQGRSQPLSAFFSRLRNFQADSTREAAYERHSDVGGQGAGDSRLPEET